A portion of the Cellulophaga algicola DSM 14237 genome contains these proteins:
- a CDS encoding amidohydrolase produces MNKLVLKGFLLFGFCAFAQNAVSEKDFKSVEQKVIDWRRDFHQYPELSNREFKTAEKIAKHLISLGIEVQTGVAKTGVVGVLKGNKPGKVVALRADIDGLPVTERGDLPFKSKETGEFLGAEIGVMHACGHDTHIAILMGVAEVLSKNKDKINGTIKFIFQPAEEGPPPGEEGGAALMIKEGVLTNPDVDAIFGLHINSATPVGVIGYKPGGTMAAVERFVVHVKGKQTHGSQPWGGVDPIYISAKIIDGYQSIISRESNLLVEPAVITVGKITSGVRFNIIPESAEMIGTVRTLDPDMKTLIVRRMTEMTEGLAKAYGGSATIEFQNNTAITYNDEQLTEAMVPTLQKVAGVAQVRLIKATTGGEDFSFFQEKVPGFYFFLGGMTPGNTEAFPHHTPDFKIDDSGMFLGVKALTTLSLDYLNKK; encoded by the coding sequence ATGAACAAACTTGTACTCAAAGGTTTTCTGCTTTTTGGGTTTTGTGCATTTGCTCAAAACGCAGTATCGGAGAAAGATTTTAAATCAGTAGAACAGAAAGTAATAGATTGGCGTAGAGATTTTCATCAATATCCAGAGCTCTCTAATCGGGAGTTTAAAACTGCAGAAAAAATTGCTAAACACTTAATTTCCCTAGGGATAGAAGTGCAAACAGGAGTAGCAAAAACTGGTGTTGTTGGTGTTTTAAAAGGAAATAAGCCAGGAAAAGTTGTTGCTTTAAGAGCAGATATTGATGGTTTACCTGTTACAGAACGTGGTGATTTACCTTTTAAATCTAAAGAAACTGGTGAGTTTCTAGGAGCCGAAATTGGAGTGATGCATGCTTGTGGTCATGATACGCATATTGCAATACTAATGGGCGTGGCAGAAGTTTTATCAAAAAATAAAGACAAGATTAACGGTACCATAAAATTTATTTTTCAACCAGCAGAAGAAGGTCCGCCTCCAGGAGAAGAAGGAGGAGCTGCATTAATGATTAAAGAAGGAGTGTTAACTAATCCTGATGTAGATGCCATTTTTGGTCTGCATATTAATAGTGCTACCCCGGTAGGAGTAATTGGTTATAAACCCGGAGGTACTATGGCAGCTGTAGAGCGTTTTGTTGTTCATGTAAAAGGAAAACAAACACATGGGTCACAACCTTGGGGAGGTGTAGATCCAATTTACATTTCAGCAAAAATTATTGATGGGTATCAATCAATCATCAGTAGAGAATCTAATTTGCTTGTAGAACCTGCTGTAATTACTGTTGGGAAAATAACCTCGGGAGTGCGCTTTAATATAATTCCAGAAAGTGCAGAAATGATTGGAACTGTTCGTACGTTAGATCCCGATATGAAAACTCTAATTGTTCGTCGCATGACAGAAATGACTGAGGGCCTTGCTAAAGCCTATGGCGGATCTGCAACTATAGAATTTCAAAACAATACGGCCATTACTTACAATGATGAACAACTAACTGAAGCAATGGTACCTACATTACAAAAAGTAGCAGGTGTAGCACAAGTACGTTTAATAAAAGCAACTACTGGTGGTGAGGATTTTAGCTTTTTTCAAGAAAAAGTACCTGGATTTTATTTCTTTTTAGGAGGTATGACTCCAGGAAATACAGAAGCATTTCCTCATCATACTCCAGATTTTAAAATAGATGATAGTGGTATGTTTTTAGGGGTTAAAGCACTTACAACATTGAGTTTAGATTATCTAAATAAAAAATAG
- a CDS encoding DsrE family protein: MKSIRNSLILSIILLNLSFGQEKASGPIIKDFGEVFKVEKPDFKVATTQEFKAVFDVGNSPKEHTKINPYIETGARFLNMHAQAGVPVNQLKAALVIHGAATKDVLTDAAYKKKYGTKNPNLELIKALLTADVQVILCGQSANSWKIEKTEMINGVQLSLSAMTALVLLQNDDYRLIKF, encoded by the coding sequence ATGAAATCTATACGTAATTCTTTAATTCTATCTATTATTCTATTAAACTTAAGTTTTGGACAAGAAAAAGCTTCAGGACCAATTATTAAAGATTTTGGAGAAGTTTTTAAAGTAGAAAAGCCTGACTTTAAAGTAGCAACTACTCAAGAATTTAAGGCTGTTTTTGATGTGGGTAATAGCCCTAAAGAACATACTAAGATTAACCCCTATATAGAAACTGGAGCTCGATTTTTAAATATGCATGCTCAAGCGGGAGTTCCTGTAAATCAGCTCAAAGCGGCCTTAGTTATTCATGGTGCTGCTACAAAGGATGTATTAACAGATGCTGCTTATAAAAAAAAATATGGGACTAAAAATCCCAATCTAGAATTAATCAAAGCCTTACTTACTGCAGATGTGCAAGTTATTTTATGCGGACAGTCTGCAAATTCATGGAAAATAGAAAAGACTGAAATGATAAATGGAGTTCAACTTTCTCTATCAGCAATGACTGCTCTTGTGTTATTGCAAAATGATGATTATAGATTAATTAAATTTTAA
- a CDS encoding ATP-dependent helicase — protein MVKFTVPKNSNKKQLEKYINQLNDAQRAPVLHKDGPLIVIAGAGSGKTRVLTYRIAYLMSLGIDSFNILALTFTNKAAREMKARIAAIVGNAEAKNLMMGTFHSVFARILRYDGDKLGYPSNFTIYDTQDSQRLIASIIKEMGLDKDVYKYKQVQNRISSYKNSLITVRAYFNDAELQEADAMAKRPRMGDIYQNYVDRCFKAGAMDFDDLLLRTNELLNKFPEVLAKYQDRFRYILVDEYQDTNHSQYLIIKALSDKFQNICVVGDDAQSIYSFRGANISNILNFQKDYDNVVMYRLEQNYRSTRNIVNAANSIIAKNTNQLEKVVWTDNDDGPAIKVHRSTTDAEEGRFVAGSIFENRMQHQMSNGSFAVLYRTNSQSRAIEDALRKRDIPYRIYGGLSFYQRKEIKDVLYYLRLVINPKDEEALKRVINFPARGIGMSTLDKLTVAANHYGRSIFEVIENLDRINLKINAGTKRKLVDFTNMIKGFQIMNETVNAFEISEHVTKKTGILLEFKKDGTPEGIARMDNIEELLNGIKDFVEGQKEVVDATGNISEFLEDVALATDLDNDTGDDDRVALMTIHLAKGLEFPHVYIVGMEEDLFPSGMSMSTRSELEEERRLFYVAITRAEKQAYLTYTQNRYRWGKLIDAEPSRFLEEIDEKYIENLTPIDNPGYRYKSMIDTDIFGEVDKSRLRQIKPTSGIPPSTAKPNENQLRKLRKLKPELAQPIGNTNTVDPNLAEGSLINHTRFGRGTVVKIEGVGNDRKAEIQFDGAGIKKLLLRFAKLEIIG, from the coding sequence ATGGTTAAATTCACGGTTCCAAAAAATTCAAATAAAAAACAGTTGGAAAAATATATAAATCAATTAAATGATGCTCAACGAGCACCAGTTTTACATAAAGATGGACCGTTAATTGTTATTGCTGGTGCAGGATCGGGAAAAACACGTGTATTAACGTACCGAATTGCTTATTTAATGAGTTTAGGAATAGACTCATTCAATATTCTGGCATTGACATTCACCAACAAGGCTGCTCGAGAAATGAAAGCTAGGATTGCTGCTATTGTAGGTAATGCTGAAGCAAAGAACTTAATGATGGGAACTTTCCACTCGGTTTTTGCTAGAATATTACGTTATGATGGTGATAAATTAGGGTATCCCAGCAATTTTACAATTTATGATACGCAAGATTCTCAACGTTTAATAGCTTCTATCATCAAAGAAATGGGACTTGATAAGGATGTATACAAATACAAACAAGTTCAAAATAGAATATCCTCCTATAAGAATAGCCTTATTACGGTAAGAGCCTATTTTAATGATGCTGAATTACAAGAGGCAGATGCAATGGCTAAACGCCCAAGAATGGGAGATATCTATCAAAATTACGTAGATAGATGTTTTAAAGCAGGAGCAATGGATTTTGATGATTTATTGTTGAGAACTAATGAGTTACTAAACAAATTTCCAGAAGTTCTAGCCAAATATCAAGACCGTTTTAGGTATATTTTGGTAGATGAGTACCAAGATACAAATCATTCTCAGTATCTAATTATTAAAGCATTATCAGATAAGTTTCAGAATATTTGTGTGGTAGGAGATGATGCTCAAAGTATTTATTCATTTCGTGGCGCCAACATTAGTAATATTTTAAATTTTCAGAAAGATTATGATAATGTAGTTATGTACCGTTTGGAACAAAATTATCGTTCTACACGAAATATTGTAAATGCGGCCAATTCTATCATTGCAAAAAATACAAATCAGCTAGAAAAAGTTGTTTGGACAGATAATGATGATGGTCCTGCTATAAAAGTTCACAGAAGTACTACAGATGCCGAAGAAGGTAGGTTTGTTGCAGGTTCTATTTTTGAAAACCGCATGCAACACCAAATGTCTAACGGAAGTTTTGCGGTACTTTATCGTACCAATTCACAATCAAGAGCCATAGAAGATGCTTTGCGTAAACGCGATATTCCTTACCGTATCTATGGCGGATTATCATTCTATCAAAGAAAAGAAATTAAAGATGTACTTTATTATTTGCGATTAGTAATTAATCCTAAAGATGAAGAAGCATTAAAACGGGTCATAAATTTTCCTGCACGCGGAATAGGTATGAGCACCTTAGATAAACTGACTGTAGCGGCTAATCATTATGGACGATCTATTTTTGAAGTAATTGAAAATTTAGACCGAATAAACTTAAAAATAAATGCCGGTACCAAAAGAAAGTTAGTAGATTTCACCAACATGATTAAGGGTTTTCAAATCATGAATGAAACTGTTAATGCTTTTGAAATATCGGAACACGTTACTAAAAAAACTGGAATTCTCTTAGAGTTTAAAAAAGATGGTACCCCCGAAGGTATTGCCCGAATGGACAATATAGAGGAGCTTTTAAATGGTATAAAAGATTTTGTTGAAGGACAAAAAGAAGTAGTAGATGCTACCGGAAATATTAGTGAATTCCTTGAGGATGTAGCCCTAGCTACAGATTTAGATAATGATACTGGTGATGATGACCGGGTGGCATTAATGACAATTCACTTGGCAAAAGGACTAGAATTTCCCCATGTATATATTGTTGGGATGGAAGAAGATTTATTCCCTTCTGGTATGAGTATGAGCACTCGTAGTGAGTTAGAAGAGGAGCGAAGGTTGTTCTATGTTGCCATTACCAGAGCAGAAAAACAAGCTTATTTAACGTATACACAGAATAGGTACCGTTGGGGTAAATTAATTGATGCTGAACCTAGTCGCTTTTTAGAAGAAATTGATGAGAAATATATTGAAAATTTAACCCCTATAGATAATCCTGGATACCGTTATAAATCTATGATTGATACGGATATATTTGGAGAGGTAGATAAAAGTAGACTTCGTCAAATTAAACCTACCAGTGGTATTCCACCAAGTACGGCTAAACCAAATGAAAATCAGCTTAGAAAATTAAGAAAATTAAAACCAGAATTAGCACAACCTATTGGTAATACAAATACTGTAGATCCTAATTTAGCAGAGGGGAGCTTAATTAATCATACTCGTTTTGGTCGTGGTACCGTTGTAAAAATAGAAGGTGTTGGTAATGACCGTAAAGCAGAAATTCAATTTGATGGTGCAGGGATTAAAAAACTGCTTCTCCGTTTTGCTAAACTAGAAATAATTGGTTAA
- a CDS encoding putative quinol monooxygenase, giving the protein MEIYLSVHIKSKPEHQENVKAILQNLVVQTLKEDGCIRYDLHQGIDDESTFVFYEIWKDQKALDFHNQTSYIKALGNSLENKLVSEAVLVKTTKL; this is encoded by the coding sequence ATGGAAATATACTTAAGTGTTCATATTAAAAGTAAACCTGAACATCAGGAAAATGTAAAAGCTATTCTACAAAATTTAGTGGTGCAAACCTTGAAGGAAGATGGTTGTATAAGGTATGATTTACATCAAGGTATTGATGATGAAAGTACCTTTGTTTTTTATGAAATCTGGAAAGATCAAAAAGCATTGGATTTCCATAATCAAACATCCTATATAAAAGCACTAGGTAACTCATTGGAAAATAAGTTAGTATCTGAAGCTGTATTGGTAAAAACAACCAAACTCTAA
- the gloA2 gene encoding SMU1112c/YaeR family gloxylase I-like metalloprotein, producing the protein MFKGIHHIAIICSDYQKSKHFYSEILGLQILQEVYREERDSYKLDLAINGNYCVELFSFPKAPSRPSYPEASGLRHLAFEVYDIEGTVKELNIKGVPTEAIKIDEHTGKKFTFFADPDNLPLELYQN; encoded by the coding sequence ATGTTTAAAGGAATTCATCATATTGCTATTATCTGTTCTGATTATCAAAAATCTAAACACTTCTACTCCGAAATTCTAGGGTTACAAATTCTTCAGGAAGTGTACCGAGAAGAAAGAGATTCTTATAAATTAGATCTTGCTATTAATGGAAATTATTGTGTTGAGTTGTTTTCTTTTCCTAAAGCGCCATCTAGGCCTTCTTATCCTGAGGCCTCTGGTTTGCGGCATTTAGCCTTTGAAGTTTACGATATTGAAGGTACCGTAAAAGAACTAAATATAAAAGGTGTACCAACAGAAGCAATAAAAATAGATGAACATACTGGAAAGAAATTTACCTTCTTTGCAGACCCAGATAATTTGCCCTTAGAACTGTACCAAAATTAG
- a CDS encoding alkaline phosphatase D family protein, whose amino-acid sequence MSTKNTTRRKFIERTLLASGAIILAPNFISCKKDEDLTVSELDTTQLTIKNFNEGVASFDPSSSSVLLWTRYASADAEIIWEVAIDPSFSSILRSGKITTETSRDHTIAIELTALNENLKLYYRFANIADNALSATGETITLPEEASSVKLAVCSCSNYQAGLFNTYDAMANSNADIIVHLGDYFYEYGAGGYGSTAENASLNRQHKPANEIITLEDYRTRYKQYRSDTDLQLAHQKKPFICVWDDHEIANDTYKNGAKNHDETTEGSFEIRKQNALQSYSEYLPFSRQDKDNNSIIYRTINIGNLVNMIMLDTRLIGRDKQLSLANYFDATGLNTVALENDLNDPSRSILGTTQKEWLLSELTSNTNQWQVLGQQVLMGQMDIPIAMLTAFGSENFAEILTELVTIKVRMQNNDPTLTDAEKTKVLTTVPYNLDAWDGYPVDREQIYQALNGKKIVTLAGDTHNAWNNTLYAADGTEVGIELATSSISSPGFETYLGTTDAAFITGFQQALTTLIDGLRYFDASKRGYMMTTFTKTEITSEWIYVDTILSSSYETSIGHTITYS is encoded by the coding sequence ATGTCAACCAAGAACACTACGAGAAGAAAATTTATCGAAAGGACCTTATTAGCTTCGGGAGCTATTATTTTAGCTCCTAATTTTATAAGCTGTAAAAAAGATGAAGACCTTACGGTATCAGAATTAGATACCACACAACTTACAATCAAAAATTTTAATGAAGGAGTCGCTAGTTTTGATCCAAGTAGTTCTTCTGTATTGTTATGGACCCGCTATGCTTCCGCCGATGCAGAAATTATTTGGGAAGTAGCTATAGACCCAAGTTTTTCTTCAATTTTACGGAGCGGAAAAATTACAACAGAAACCTCAAGAGACCATACAATTGCTATTGAATTAACAGCGTTAAATGAAAATTTAAAGCTTTACTACAGGTTTGCTAATATCGCAGACAATGCACTATCTGCTACTGGAGAAACAATCACACTTCCTGAAGAAGCTTCTTCTGTAAAACTGGCCGTATGTTCTTGTTCTAATTACCAAGCTGGTCTATTTAATACTTATGATGCTATGGCCAATTCAAATGCTGATATCATTGTGCATTTAGGTGATTATTTTTATGAATACGGTGCGGGTGGTTATGGTTCAACAGCAGAAAATGCATCTTTAAACCGCCAACATAAACCTGCAAATGAAATTATTACATTAGAGGATTATAGAACCAGGTATAAACAATATCGTTCTGATACCGATCTACAATTAGCCCATCAGAAAAAACCTTTTATATGTGTTTGGGATGATCATGAAATAGCCAATGACACCTATAAAAATGGTGCTAAAAACCATGATGAAACAACAGAGGGAAGTTTTGAAATTAGAAAACAAAATGCCTTACAATCATATAGTGAATACTTACCTTTTTCAAGACAAGATAAAGACAATAACAGTATAATTTACAGAACTATAAATATTGGGAATCTTGTAAATATGATTATGTTAGATACCCGTCTTATAGGTCGAGATAAACAGTTAAGTCTAGCTAATTACTTTGATGCTACTGGCTTAAATACAGTAGCTTTAGAGAACGATTTAAATGATCCTTCAAGAAGTATTTTAGGTACTACACAAAAAGAGTGGTTGCTTAGTGAGTTAACGAGTAACACCAACCAATGGCAAGTATTAGGCCAACAAGTTTTAATGGGGCAAATGGATATTCCTATTGCGATGCTTACCGCTTTTGGTTCTGAAAATTTTGCTGAAATACTCACTGAACTTGTAACTATAAAAGTAAGAATGCAAAACAATGATCCTACCCTAACAGATGCAGAAAAAACAAAGGTTTTAACAACTGTTCCTTATAATTTAGATGCTTGGGATGGATACCCAGTAGACAGAGAACAAATATATCAGGCATTAAATGGCAAAAAGATAGTTACTTTAGCGGGGGATACCCATAATGCTTGGAACAACACATTATACGCAGCAGATGGAACAGAAGTAGGCATAGAGCTTGCTACTTCTAGTATTAGTTCTCCTGGTTTTGAAACTTATTTAGGCACAACAGATGCCGCTTTCATTACTGGGTTTCAACAAGCATTAACTACATTAATAGATGGTTTGCGCTATTTTGACGCTTCTAAAAGAGGGTATATGATGACTACTTTTACAAAAACTGAAATTACCTCAGAGTGGATTTATGTAGATACTATTTTATCGTCTTCCTATGAAACAAGTATTGGTCATACCATAACATATTCATAA
- a CDS encoding L-threonylcarbamoyladenylate synthase, translating to MSEFIKIYPENPNPKEIKKVINVLKKGGLIIYPTDTVYGLGCDITNTKALEKIARIKGIKLDKANWSFICADLSNLSDYVRQIDTPTFKILKRALPGPYTFILPGNNNLPKEFKKKKTVGIRVPDNSIAKAIVEALGNPIVSTSIRDEDEVLEYTTDPELIFEKWQNLVDIVIDGGYGDNKASTVIDLSEGEPIVIREGKGPIDIF from the coding sequence ATGTCTGAGTTCATTAAAATATATCCGGAAAATCCGAATCCGAAAGAAATAAAAAAGGTAATAAACGTTCTTAAAAAAGGCGGACTAATAATTTACCCGACGGATACTGTATACGGTTTAGGTTGTGATATTACCAATACAAAAGCGCTAGAAAAAATTGCTAGAATTAAAGGTATAAAACTAGATAAGGCAAATTGGTCTTTTATATGTGCCGATTTAAGTAATTTATCTGATTATGTACGCCAGATAGATACACCAACCTTTAAAATTTTAAAACGAGCTTTACCAGGTCCTTATACATTTATCTTACCAGGGAACAATAACCTTCCTAAAGAGTTTAAAAAGAAAAAGACCGTAGGTATTCGTGTGCCAGACAATTCTATAGCTAAGGCAATTGTAGAGGCCCTAGGGAATCCTATTGTATCTACGTCTATACGTGATGAAGATGAAGTTTTAGAGTATACCACAGATCCTGAGTTAATTTTTGAAAAATGGCAAAATCTTGTAGATATTGTTATTGATGGTGGTTATGGTGATAATAAAGCATCTACAGTAATTGATCTATCGGAGGGAGAACCTATCGTAATTAGAGAAGGTAAAGGTCCTATTGATATTTTCTAA
- a CDS encoding OmpA/MotB family protein, with protein sequence MNKIILGCLGVTLLLSSCVSQKKYADLEAKSKETQDLLNSATVKLNTCLEEKASASSRLKTLEDQNAFLKSNNQELINNMGNLTTLSSKGAQNLEKSLESLQEKDLTIRKLNDAITRRDSVNLSLVQSLKGVLGNLDDEDIQISVEKGVVFVSISDKLLFSSGSYNVTNRAKEVLGKVAKVVNNKPDFDFMVEGHTDDVPYNGGILLDNWDLSAKRATAIVRILQNDYNVDPKRMTAAARSSYVPVSTTDKAKNRRTRIVVLPKIDQFYEMIEEGMKDPAINK encoded by the coding sequence ATGAACAAAATCATTTTAGGCTGTTTAGGGGTTACTTTATTATTATCCTCTTGTGTGTCACAAAAAAAATATGCCGATTTAGAGGCAAAAAGTAAAGAGACTCAAGATTTATTAAACTCTGCGACTGTAAAATTAAACACTTGCTTAGAAGAAAAAGCATCTGCTTCATCAAGGTTAAAAACTTTAGAAGATCAAAATGCATTTTTGAAAAGCAATAATCAAGAATTAATCAACAACATGGGTAATTTAACTACCCTATCTTCTAAAGGAGCTCAAAACCTTGAGAAGTCTTTAGAAAGCTTACAAGAAAAAGATTTAACGATCAGAAAATTAAACGATGCAATTACGCGTAGAGATTCTGTAAACTTATCTTTAGTGCAAAGCTTAAAAGGTGTTCTAGGAAATCTTGATGATGAGGATATTCAAATTAGCGTTGAAAAAGGAGTTGTTTTTGTTTCTATTTCTGATAAATTATTATTTAGTAGTGGAAGTTACAATGTAACGAATAGAGCTAAAGAAGTTTTAGGAAAAGTTGCAAAAGTTGTAAATAACAAACCTGATTTTGATTTCATGGTAGAAGGTCATACTGATGATGTACCTTACAATGGTGGAATTTTATTAGACAACTGGGATTTAAGTGCTAAAAGAGCTACTGCTATTGTTCGTATTTTACAAAACGATTACAATGTAGACCCAAAGCGTATGACTGCTGCGGCAAGATCTTCTTATGTTCCTGTATCTACTACAGATAAAGCTAAAAACAGAAGAACTCGTATTGTTGTACTTCCAAAAATTGATCAATTCTATGAAATGATTGAAGAAGGAATGAAAGATCCTGCTATCAATAAATAA